One genomic region from Reichenbachiella ulvae encodes:
- a CDS encoding M15 family metallopeptidase, producing the protein MNQIRNLTLLLLLSISACQPAEKQQTSTDQIEVESIQVAPDEPRFEALDISNWSDSSFVDLSLLSNSFVYDMKYAGLDNFLKEKVYPCAHCLLRKPVALALIEANDSLAQHNMQILIFDCYRPLSVQKKMWEIYPKPSYVANPKYGSVHNRGGAVDIGLVSDAGEIVDMGTGFDHFGPEAHHSYSDLPIQVKDNRALLRSIMMHFGFNPIRTEWWHYNYQDNKKFEVSDFPLDCN; encoded by the coding sequence ATGAACCAAATACGAAATTTAACTCTTTTACTGCTCCTTAGTATTTCCGCTTGTCAGCCAGCCGAAAAACAACAAACCTCTACTGATCAAATAGAAGTTGAAAGCATTCAAGTAGCTCCAGATGAACCCAGATTCGAAGCTCTTGACATCTCCAATTGGAGTGATTCTAGTTTTGTGGATCTGAGCCTTCTTTCCAATTCTTTTGTATATGATATGAAATATGCGGGCTTGGACAACTTCCTCAAAGAAAAAGTCTACCCATGTGCTCATTGTCTATTGAGAAAGCCTGTAGCATTGGCATTGATAGAAGCCAACGACTCTTTGGCCCAACACAACATGCAAATTCTGATATTCGACTGCTATCGCCCCCTATCAGTGCAAAAGAAGATGTGGGAAATATATCCCAAACCCAGCTATGTCGCCAATCCCAAATATGGATCAGTTCACAACAGAGGCGGTGCTGTAGATATTGGTTTAGTGTCAGATGCAGGAGAGATTGTTGACATGGGTACTGGATTTGATCATTTTGGTCCGGAAGCACATCACAGCTATAGCGATTTACCCATTCAAGTAAAGGACAATCGAGCCTTACTTCGATCGATCATGATGCATTTTGGATTCAACCCTATTCGTACCGAGTGGTGGCATTACAACTATCAGGACAACAAAAAGTTCGAAGTATCAGACTTCCCTCTGGACTGTAATTGA
- a CDS encoding type II toxin-antitoxin system Phd/YefM family antitoxin yields MEHTSYTNFRQHLKSYMDKVMDNRMPLLVTRAHGQDVVVLSKADYDSMLETFYLLRNPRNADRIFESLSELKGGAGFEKSLPKTS; encoded by the coding sequence ATGGAACATACCAGTTACACCAATTTTCGCCAACATCTTAAATCTTATATGGACAAAGTAATGGATAATAGAATGCCATTGCTGGTGACTCGGGCACATGGTCAGGATGTGGTCGTTTTGTCTAAGGCCGATTATGATAGCATGCTCGAAACTTTCTATTTACTTCGTAACCCTAGAAATGCAGATAGGATTTTTGAATCCTTGAGCGAACTAAAAGGTGGAGCGGGATTTGAAAAGAGTTTACCTAAAACCTCATGA
- a CDS encoding response regulator yields MELRRKVYVIDDDPILQRIMKKMLGNFDSDVDVHMFLHGEEAIEQLRQDVELPDLIFLDINMPIMDAWEFIENYQKLGIEIVPIYILSSSIDYRDIDKAENIELIKDYLVKPLKKDRLIEICKRELNS; encoded by the coding sequence ATGGAATTAAGGCGAAAAGTATATGTGATCGATGATGATCCGATCTTACAAAGGATCATGAAAAAAATGTTGGGCAATTTCGATTCCGATGTGGATGTTCATATGTTCTTACATGGGGAGGAAGCCATCGAGCAATTGCGCCAAGATGTAGAGTTGCCTGATTTAATTTTTCTCGATATCAACATGCCTATCATGGATGCCTGGGAGTTCATTGAGAATTATCAAAAGTTGGGAATAGAGATTGTGCCTATTTATATATTGTCTTCTTCGATAGACTACAGGGACATAGACAAAGCAGAAAACATTGAATTAATCAAGGATTACCTTGTCAAACCTTTGAAGAAGGACCGATTGATTGAAATATGTAAAAGGGAACTCAATTCGTAG
- a CDS encoding carbohydrate porin: MKAKYLIGLLILLIFSGPLLIAQTSIAYQRFLETDHLDFGLGSYGRIGVGWMPTIESTEGRRLNLNSMGSIGGRMEEQDYMELGVAFYIKPENYPKDSTEIVVQIRSALYSNNLQYFGNSSTGDAFSSLTLAFPEIFIEARHVLVPNLNVWVGSRLYRGGDVHMADYFYFNDHSGQGFGAEYKNSRVSAIFVSSSDTTSTVPPYFFLNIKSGTPGLELRQRIVTAFEHDFHLKENDLLTVLGEWHHMGDPSDEELDINDPDIIASYPGDDGWVLGVKHQWNEIAGLSAGSFNHLALRYGSGIANGGDGGNSRTWNTFGAANLDTYEFKDAYSWHIVDHFLVNFGESWSLNAYGVLNRSKGAARTNGLAETYLGREVYNSKTDWTLGVKAVKYLTDQLHLQAELHHSERKDGNEPWYAMTKLSLVPTLAPTGARSVWARPHLRFVASAARYNDAAMNARYSPYLQLVGSDRWGYYFGVKAEWWTW, encoded by the coding sequence ATGAAAGCCAAATACCTGATTGGACTTTTAATTTTACTGATTTTTTCAGGACCACTTCTTATTGCACAGACTTCCATTGCCTATCAAAGGTTTTTAGAAACCGATCATTTAGATTTTGGTCTGGGGAGCTATGGTCGAATCGGTGTGGGTTGGATGCCGACCATTGAGTCTACCGAAGGTCGCCGACTGAACCTGAACAGTATGGGAAGTATCGGAGGGCGAATGGAGGAGCAGGATTATATGGAGCTTGGGGTAGCGTTCTACATCAAGCCTGAAAACTATCCGAAAGATTCCACCGAGATCGTAGTACAAATTCGCTCTGCTCTATATTCTAATAACCTTCAATATTTTGGCAATTCGAGCACAGGCGATGCATTCAGCAGTCTGACACTGGCATTTCCTGAGATCTTCATAGAGGCCAGGCATGTTCTAGTGCCTAACTTGAATGTTTGGGTGGGATCTCGATTGTATCGGGGAGGAGACGTGCATATGGCTGACTATTTTTATTTCAATGATCATTCGGGTCAGGGCTTTGGGGCGGAGTACAAGAACTCTAGAGTCAGTGCCATTTTTGTTTCATCCTCAGATACGACATCCACGGTTCCTCCCTATTTCTTTTTGAATATCAAATCTGGAACACCTGGACTGGAACTAAGGCAGCGAATAGTGACTGCCTTTGAGCATGATTTTCATCTCAAGGAAAATGATCTATTGACGGTTTTGGGAGAATGGCATCATATGGGGGACCCCTCTGATGAAGAATTAGATATCAACGATCCAGATATCATAGCTTCTTACCCAGGAGATGATGGATGGGTACTAGGGGTAAAACATCAATGGAATGAAATCGCTGGTTTATCAGCAGGGTCTTTCAATCATCTGGCCCTTCGATATGGATCAGGAATTGCCAATGGAGGGGATGGTGGTAACTCTCGCACCTGGAATACCTTCGGGGCAGCCAATCTGGATACCTATGAGTTCAAGGATGCCTATTCCTGGCATATCGTAGATCATTTCTTAGTCAATTTCGGAGAAAGTTGGAGCCTGAATGCCTACGGAGTATTGAATAGGAGCAAAGGGGCTGCTCGTACCAATGGGTTGGCCGAGACCTATTTAGGTAGGGAAGTTTATAACTCGAAAACCGATTGGACACTGGGAGTAAAGGCGGTAAAGTACCTGACCGATCAACTGCATCTGCAGGCGGAGCTCCATCATTCGGAAAGGAAGGATGGTAATGAACCCTGGTATGCCATGACAAAATTGAGCCTGGTGCCTACTTTAGCGCCGACCGGAGCTCGATCCGTTTGGGCACGTCCCCACCTTAGGTTTGTGGCTTCTGCTGCTCGCTACAATGATGCCGCCATGAATGCCCGGTATTCGCCCTATCTTCAGCTGGTCGGTTCAGATCGTTGGGGATACTATTTTGGTGTAAAGGCTGAATGGTGGACATGGTAA
- a CDS encoding AraC family transcriptional regulator, which produces MKKFLIDSFPTRDERSLFTLVENRTAYSYDMCELNLFETHRQAENVNLMFDHFVLTSMLSGKKVMKLPEKPSFDYYPGESVILPPGEMMSIDFPEAKKHNPTQCIALTISNEAIVKTVDVLNEVHPKAQTWGQWNIDPSIFHLTNNMELSDTINRIIRITKSEQGKAKDLMVELTLREMLIRLMQTQARVVFEKSYALLSSSNALAHTLHYIKNNLRTKIDMNKLADQACMSRASFFKKFKETMGITPSQYIQKARIHLAQEHLKAGSTSISKACYASGFENLSHFTKSFKQEVGMTPKEWQLQYA; this is translated from the coding sequence ATGAAAAAGTTTCTGATAGATTCATTTCCTACCCGTGATGAGCGTTCACTTTTTACGTTGGTGGAGAACCGAACTGCCTATTCTTATGACATGTGCGAACTCAATCTATTCGAGACCCACCGTCAGGCCGAGAATGTGAATTTAATGTTTGATCATTTTGTACTCACTAGCATGCTGAGCGGTAAAAAGGTGATGAAACTGCCAGAAAAACCTTCATTCGATTATTATCCAGGAGAATCGGTCATACTGCCACCCGGAGAAATGATGAGCATCGATTTTCCAGAAGCCAAAAAGCACAACCCCACACAATGTATCGCGCTGACCATCTCAAATGAAGCCATCGTGAAGACAGTAGACGTTCTGAATGAGGTTCACCCTAAGGCACAAACCTGGGGTCAATGGAACATAGACCCATCCATTTTCCACCTAACCAATAATATGGAGCTATCCGACACCATCAATCGCATCATTCGCATCACCAAAAGCGAACAGGGCAAGGCCAAAGACCTGATGGTCGAATTGACCTTAAGAGAAATGCTGATTCGCTTGATGCAAACACAAGCAAGAGTCGTTTTCGAAAAGTCCTATGCCCTACTCTCGTCAAGCAATGCGCTGGCCCATACCTTACATTACATCAAAAACAACCTGCGTACTAAAATCGATATGAACAAGCTCGCAGATCAGGCATGTATGAGTCGCGCGAGTTTTTTCAAAAAGTTCAAGGAGACCATGGGAATCACTCCCTCCCAATATATCCAAAAGGCACGCATCCATCTGGCGCAAGAGCATCTGAAAGCTGGAAGCACCAGTATCTCCAAAGCTTGCTATGCTTCTGGATTTGAAAACCTATCGCATTTCACCAAAAGCTTCAAACAGGAAGTAGGAATGACGCCCAAGGAATGGCAGTTGCAATACGCCTAA
- a CDS encoding aldehyde dehydrogenase family protein produces the protein METLTAPYQVVDRPKLKTQYDHFIGGEWVKPNSGEYFDNISPVDGQVMTTAARGNEVDINKALDAAHKAFPIWSKTSAAARSNVLLKIADIIEENLETLARIETLDNGKALRETRAADLPLCVDHFRYFAGVIRADESTMSEHDEHTVSINLQEPLGVVGQIIPWNFPLLMATWKIAPALAAGCCTVVKPAEQTPTSIMALMELIADVVPPGVINVVTGFGPEAGKPLATSSRVAKVAFTGETTTGRLIMQYASENLIPVTMELGGKSPNIFMKSIADADDEFFDKCVEGAVMFALNQGEVCTCPSRILVDESIYDRFMERVVERTKAIKLGHPLADDTMMGAQASNDQYEKILSYMDIGKKEGAEVLCGGGAANLNSGLENGYYIEPTIFKGHNKMRIFQEEIFGPVTSVTTFKNAEEALEIANDTLYGLGAGLWTRDAHEIYQMPREIKAGRVWVNCYHAYPAHAPFGGYKKSGFGRETHKMMLNHYRNTKNMLISYDKKKLGFF, from the coding sequence ATGGAAACATTAACTGCACCTTATCAGGTCGTCGATCGCCCAAAATTGAAAACTCAGTACGACCATTTTATTGGTGGAGAATGGGTCAAGCCCAACTCCGGAGAATACTTTGACAACATTAGTCCAGTAGATGGTCAGGTCATGACCACAGCGGCTCGCGGCAATGAAGTCGATATCAACAAAGCCTTGGATGCCGCGCACAAGGCTTTTCCTATTTGGTCCAAAACTTCGGCTGCCGCTCGTAGCAATGTCCTTCTCAAAATTGCCGACATCATAGAAGAGAATCTGGAAACACTGGCTCGAATCGAAACGCTGGACAATGGTAAAGCGCTAAGAGAAACCCGAGCAGCAGATTTGCCTTTGTGCGTGGATCACTTCAGGTATTTTGCTGGAGTTATTCGTGCGGACGAAAGTACCATGTCTGAGCATGACGAGCATACGGTGAGTATCAACCTCCAGGAGCCATTAGGAGTGGTAGGACAAATTATTCCCTGGAACTTTCCTCTGCTAATGGCCACATGGAAAATCGCTCCGGCATTAGCGGCTGGTTGCTGCACCGTAGTGAAGCCTGCTGAACAAACGCCAACGAGTATCATGGCACTGATGGAATTGATAGCTGATGTGGTGCCGCCGGGGGTGATCAATGTGGTCACTGGTTTTGGTCCAGAAGCAGGAAAACCCCTGGCTACCTCTTCAAGAGTGGCTAAAGTGGCTTTCACAGGAGAGACTACAACAGGACGACTAATCATGCAGTACGCCTCCGAAAACTTGATTCCCGTTACTATGGAATTAGGGGGTAAGTCTCCCAATATTTTTATGAAAAGCATAGCAGATGCAGACGATGAGTTCTTTGACAAGTGTGTAGAAGGAGCCGTCATGTTTGCCCTCAATCAGGGTGAGGTTTGTACCTGCCCATCCAGAATTTTGGTGGATGAATCGATCTATGATCGCTTTATGGAACGAGTCGTTGAACGAACCAAAGCGATTAAACTCGGTCACCCACTAGCAGACGACACCATGATGGGTGCTCAGGCTTCTAACGATCAATATGAGAAAATACTATCCTATATGGATATTGGTAAGAAAGAAGGTGCCGAAGTACTATGTGGCGGTGGCGCTGCTAATTTGAACAGCGGATTAGAAAATGGCTATTACATCGAGCCGACCATCTTCAAGGGGCACAACAAGATGCGAATTTTCCAGGAGGAGATTTTCGGGCCGGTTACTTCTGTGACAACTTTCAAGAATGCAGAGGAGGCGCTGGAGATTGCGAATGATACGCTGTATGGATTAGGGGCTGGTTTGTGGACCAGAGATGCACACGAGATCTATCAGATGCCGAGAGAGATTAAGGCTGGTCGTGTATGGGTCAACTGCTATCATGCCTATCCTGCTCATGCGCCTTTCGGTGGGTACAAGAAATCAGGTTTTGGTAGAGAGACACACAAAATGATGCTGAATCACTACCGAAACACTAAGAATATGCTGATCTCTTACGATAAAAAGAAGCTAGGATTTTTTTAG
- a CDS encoding YARHG domain-containing protein produces MKFNILLAAMLMASLFLGCSSPKKKQEIKAEATVQEAGLQLERDPRLIGPAKPQSQKIIEKNIYKIDASENPLFGYWVGAFGKNKINIAISDIEGDSIYGHSVCAGNFRPIKGTIKSFSDSLFAIKMFEPGDDKYDGEFTFTIDLSDMSLSGSWAPYKNTVSAKNYQLEKRAFQYDRKSGDYPETSSEYLEPAYAMNLLPEEIELRRNEIYARHGYSFQNIKIRRIFDAKDWYIPMSIDVRDKLTEVEAHNIDMMYNYEEYYDDYYDSYGR; encoded by the coding sequence ATGAAATTTAATATTCTGCTTGCCGCAATGTTAATGGCCAGTCTATTCTTAGGCTGCTCTTCACCTAAGAAGAAACAAGAGATAAAAGCTGAAGCTACCGTTCAGGAGGCTGGGTTGCAGTTGGAAAGGGATCCGAGGCTAATTGGTCCAGCCAAACCTCAATCACAAAAGATCATTGAAAAGAACATCTACAAAATAGATGCTTCAGAAAATCCTTTGTTTGGCTATTGGGTTGGGGCTTTTGGAAAGAACAAAATTAACATTGCCATTTCGGATATTGAGGGTGATTCTATTTACGGACATAGTGTCTGTGCAGGGAATTTTAGACCCATCAAAGGAACAATTAAAAGTTTTTCCGATAGTTTGTTCGCTATCAAAATGTTCGAGCCTGGAGATGATAAATATGATGGTGAATTTACGTTTACCATAGACTTGTCAGATATGTCTCTGTCAGGGTCCTGGGCACCATATAAAAATACCGTTTCGGCGAAGAATTATCAATTAGAAAAAAGAGCTTTTCAATACGATAGGAAGTCCGGTGATTACCCAGAAACCTCTTCGGAATATCTCGAACCAGCATACGCCATGAATCTATTGCCAGAAGAAATTGAATTGAGGAGAAATGAAATTTATGCGAGACATGGATATAGCTTTCAGAATATCAAAATCAGAAGAATATTTGATGCGAAAGACTGGTACATCCCTATGTCCATAGATGTACGAGACAAGCTCACTGAGGTAGAGGCGCATAATATTGATATGATGTACAATTATGAGGAGTATTATGATGACTACTATGACTCCTATGGTCGCTAG
- a CDS encoding PAS domain S-box protein encodes MKEKPIHSELTFQLMIESTPNAIVLINKEGKIAYVNKPSEQLFGYDRTELIGQLIEILIPPRFHQNHPRFRDMFFSSPSVRSMGAGRDLYALRKDGSEFPVEIGLNPLVTTEGTLVLASIIDITERKKAEERFKLVVESAPNAMILVNQDGIITLVNAQTERLFGFQKKELIGNRLEMLIPNRFKEKHPDHRESYFQAPSTRPMGAGRELFGLRKDKKEVQIEIGLNPITTDEGQMVLASIIDITERKVQESIRAKVKEMENRNQELEQFAYIASHDLQEPLRTISNFITVIKEDCMDQLDSEALGYLNTIGRATDRMVILVKALLEYSRLGVGRQVAEVDCEQLVATVVSDLNNLIKETGTQIEIGSLPIVKGYDVELRQLFQNLITNAIKFRKKNQLAQVRVMCKVTESAYEFSIVDNGIGISKKNFDRVFYIFQRLNPANTYEGHGIGLAYCKKIVELHNGRIWIESEERQGTTFNFTIPKITHD; translated from the coding sequence ATGAAAGAAAAACCCATACACTCAGAGTTGACTTTTCAGCTCATGATCGAGTCGACCCCTAATGCCATTGTTTTGATCAACAAGGAAGGCAAGATTGCCTATGTCAATAAACCGTCAGAACAGCTTTTTGGATACGACCGAACAGAATTAATTGGTCAACTAATTGAAATACTCATTCCTCCAAGGTTTCATCAAAATCACCCTCGTTTTCGTGATATGTTTTTTTCATCTCCTTCGGTGCGATCCATGGGCGCTGGGCGAGACTTATATGCACTGAGAAAGGATGGATCAGAATTTCCTGTGGAAATTGGTCTGAATCCATTAGTAACGACAGAAGGCACCCTGGTTTTAGCTTCTATTATTGATATAACAGAGCGTAAGAAGGCAGAAGAGAGATTCAAATTGGTAGTTGAATCTGCCCCCAATGCTATGATATTGGTTAATCAAGATGGGATTATTACTTTGGTTAATGCACAAACAGAAAGGCTCTTTGGGTTTCAGAAAAAAGAACTAATAGGAAATCGTCTTGAAATGCTCATTCCTAATCGGTTCAAGGAAAAGCATCCAGATCATAGAGAAAGTTATTTTCAGGCACCTAGTACGAGACCCATGGGAGCCGGACGTGAGTTGTTCGGTCTTAGAAAAGATAAAAAAGAAGTTCAAATTGAGATTGGACTTAATCCTATAACTACGGATGAAGGCCAAATGGTATTGGCTTCTATTATTGACATCACAGAAAGGAAGGTTCAGGAAAGTATTCGGGCCAAAGTGAAAGAGATGGAAAACCGAAACCAGGAACTCGAACAGTTTGCCTACATCGCTTCACATGATCTACAAGAACCTCTTCGAACTATTTCGAATTTTATCACCGTAATCAAGGAGGATTGTATGGATCAATTGGATTCAGAGGCTTTGGGTTATCTGAATACCATTGGTCGAGCTACGGATCGAATGGTGATTTTAGTAAAGGCGTTACTGGAGTATTCTCGTTTGGGAGTAGGTAGACAAGTGGCCGAGGTAGATTGTGAACAACTAGTGGCCACTGTAGTTTCTGACTTGAATAATTTAATCAAAGAGACAGGTACGCAAATAGAGATTGGATCACTGCCAATAGTCAAAGGCTATGATGTCGAACTTCGACAGTTGTTTCAGAATCTAATCACTAATGCTATCAAGTTTAGAAAAAAGAATCAGTTAGCCCAGGTGAGAGTTATGTGCAAAGTCACTGAATCGGCATATGAATTTAGCATTGTGGATAATGGTATTGGGATTTCTAAGAAGAACTTTGATCGGGTATTTTATATTTTTCAGCGACTCAATCCCGCGAATACATATGAGGGGCATGGTATTGGCTTGGCTTATTGTAAAAAAATCGTAGAATTACATAACGGTAGGATTTGGATTGAATCGGAAGAAAGACAAGGAACTACCTTTAACTTTACTATACCAAAAATAACTCATGACTAA
- a CDS encoding transporter: protein MKRLYFSTIVFCLFGINQIYAQGCVAIRGFSGCASGMGNTFGVSEGEFFTSAGFRYFKSFRHFRGAEEEHERIEQGTEVINHSYFLDLSINYGITDRLYATAILPMLYHDRSSMYEHGGNPPNGLGERHHTSSYGLGDIRLGAGYWLLDPNQSNKHNLAFGLGVKLPTGKYDYKDTFYNQ from the coding sequence ATGAAGAGACTTTATTTTTCGACTATTGTATTTTGCCTATTTGGCATCAATCAGATTTATGCTCAGGGCTGTGTAGCCATCCGAGGCTTTAGTGGCTGTGCTTCTGGCATGGGCAACACCTTCGGAGTTTCAGAAGGTGAATTTTTCACTTCCGCTGGTTTTCGATACTTCAAATCATTCAGACATTTTAGAGGAGCTGAAGAGGAACACGAGCGAATCGAACAAGGTACCGAGGTAATTAACCACAGCTATTTTCTTGACCTATCCATCAACTACGGTATTACAGATCGCCTCTATGCAACAGCCATTTTGCCTATGCTCTACCATGACCGGTCCTCGATGTACGAACACGGCGGTAATCCTCCCAATGGGCTTGGCGAGCGCCATCATACCAGCTCATATGGCTTGGGAGACATCCGCTTGGGAGCGGGATATTGGCTCCTAGACCCCAACCAGTCTAACAAACACAATCTCGCATTCGGGCTTGGTGTAAAACTCCCTACCGGAAAGTATGATTATAAAGACACGTTTTATAATCAGTGA
- a CDS encoding L,D-transpeptidase family protein: MMTTMTPMVARVLLISLVFLSELSAQSSLNGLDVPASCSQIIWVQSANNNATTGQLVRYERVESEWEQVGTPIPVVLGKNGLAWGKGLHESRQPEKVEGDGKAPAGIFLLGTSFGYAETSLIETSYPYRQATDRDYFIDDSQSEDYNSWKSIPLNQANNPKAFWTSYERMRRKDHLYEFGIVVKHNQSPAVPGKGSAIFLHVWRGPGSATLGCTAMSKENLLALAAWLEPGKSPVLIQISKSDLPNLKWN; the protein is encoded by the coding sequence ATGATGACTACTATGACTCCTATGGTCGCTAGGGTTTTACTTATTTCCCTGGTATTCCTATCCGAATTAAGTGCGCAATCAAGTCTAAATGGACTGGATGTTCCAGCATCGTGTAGCCAGATCATTTGGGTACAGTCTGCCAACAATAATGCTACGACAGGCCAACTGGTACGATACGAAAGAGTGGAAAGTGAATGGGAGCAAGTAGGAACGCCCATACCTGTGGTACTGGGTAAAAATGGTTTGGCATGGGGTAAAGGCTTGCATGAAAGCAGACAGCCGGAAAAAGTCGAAGGAGACGGGAAGGCGCCAGCAGGTATATTCCTTTTGGGGACCTCTTTTGGGTATGCAGAGACATCCCTCATTGAAACGAGCTATCCCTATCGGCAAGCGACGGATCGAGATTATTTCATAGATGATAGTCAGTCGGAGGATTATAATAGCTGGAAAAGCATTCCTTTGAATCAGGCAAATAATCCTAAGGCATTTTGGACTTCCTATGAAAGAATGAGGAGAAAGGATCACTTGTATGAGTTCGGAATAGTGGTTAAGCACAATCAAAGCCCTGCAGTCCCTGGAAAAGGAAGTGCCATTTTTCTCCATGTATGGAGAGGTCCCGGTTCTGCTACCCTGGGCTGTACGGCTATGTCAAAAGAAAATTTGTTAGCCCTGGCGGCTTGGTTAGAACCTGGCAAAAGCCCCGTTTTGATTCAGATATCAAAGTCAGATTTGCCAAATCTGAAATGGAATTAG
- a CDS encoding Txe/YoeB family addiction module toxin, with protein sequence MIAGLKFSSQAWLDYIHWQKNSPDIKRMIDELCLDIAKSPYEGKGYPQPLSYDLKYIWTRRINMVHRLVYQINGDRIEIIQCRLNES encoded by the coding sequence ATGATTGCCGGACTCAAATTTTCTTCACAGGCCTGGTTGGATTACATTCATTGGCAAAAAAATAGTCCAGATATCAAGCGGATGATTGATGAATTATGTTTGGATATCGCGAAATCCCCTTACGAAGGCAAGGGCTATCCTCAGCCCCTGAGCTATGACTTGAAATACATCTGGACCCGAAGAATCAATATGGTGCATCGTTTGGTCTATCAAATCAACGGTGATCGTATCGAGATCATTCAATGCCGATTGAACGAGTCCTGA
- a CDS encoding response regulator, with product MTKKLNCIMLVDDNPDDNFFHQRVIKRNKSADHVVVCQSAQEAIDYLKNQELDGWIKPDMIFLDINMPGMSGWEFLEVYEDLILSDKNHVIVVMLTTSENPDDIQKADGISHVASYHAKPLSKELLDELISKHFKD from the coding sequence ATGACTAAAAAATTGAATTGTATCATGCTGGTTGATGACAATCCGGATGATAATTTTTTTCATCAGCGAGTGATCAAAAGAAATAAAAGTGCTGACCATGTGGTGGTTTGTCAAAGTGCCCAGGAGGCCATTGACTACCTGAAAAATCAAGAACTGGATGGTTGGATCAAGCCTGATATGATATTTCTGGATATCAATATGCCAGGGATGTCTGGTTGGGAGTTTTTAGAAGTATATGAGGATTTGATTCTTTCGGACAAGAATCATGTGATTGTGGTAATGCTGACGACTTCTGAAAATCCAGACGATATACAAAAAGCAGATGGCATAAGTCATGTGGCTAGTTATCACGCAAAACCTTTGAGTAAAGAATTGTTGGATGAGTTAATATCAAAGCACTTTAAAGATTAG
- a CDS encoding DUF779 domain-containing protein gives MKQDIERVSITEEAAKVIAELKTKHGELMFHQSGGCCDGSSPMCFEEGEFLIGSSDVKLGVVEGCPFYMSKDQYEYWKHTHLTLDVTPGRGSSFSLEIPMGVRFIIRSRLFSEEESQRLATESKV, from the coding sequence ATGAAACAAGATATAGAAAGAGTATCCATCACAGAAGAAGCCGCCAAAGTCATCGCAGAACTCAAAACCAAACATGGAGAGCTCATGTTTCACCAAAGTGGGGGCTGCTGCGACGGATCATCACCCATGTGTTTTGAAGAAGGAGAGTTCTTGATCGGCTCCTCCGATGTGAAATTAGGGGTGGTCGAAGGTTGTCCATTTTATATGTCCAAAGATCAATATGAATATTGGAAGCACACGCATCTGACCCTTGATGTTACGCCTGGCAGAGGTTCTAGTTTTTCCTTGGAGATTCCTATGGGTGTTCGATTTATCATCAGATCACGACTCTTTAGTGAAGAAGAAAGTCAACGGCTCGCCACGGAGAGTAAAGTCTAG
- a CDS encoding DUF2306 domain-containing protein, translating to MRFKINIALLSFFSFLMLRITLPYLAFDDHTAFLRIKQWVIDNSLWKTAFYIHVLSSMFCLIAGFTQFSNKILTRYPVWHRTMGQLYVGVILFLSGPSGLIMSIYANGGFISQLAFTSLSLLWLYFTFQGYYQIRKGNLSLHQQFIIRSYALTLSALTLRAWKWVIVLLLRPHPMDVYQWVAWLGWVPNLLIAEWYIRNSMKKSIALK from the coding sequence ATGAGATTCAAAATAAATATCGCTTTACTTTCCTTCTTTAGCTTTTTGATGCTGAGGATTACCTTGCCCTATCTGGCATTTGATGACCATACGGCATTCCTGAGAATCAAGCAGTGGGTCATCGACAATTCACTCTGGAAAACCGCATTCTATATTCATGTACTTAGCAGTATGTTTTGTCTCATAGCTGGGTTCACCCAATTCTCTAACAAAATACTTACCCGATATCCAGTATGGCATAGAACCATGGGGCAACTCTATGTGGGCGTAATTCTATTTTTATCTGGTCCTTCTGGCTTGATCATGTCCATTTACGCCAATGGCGGCTTCATTTCTCAATTAGCATTTACCAGTTTGAGTCTCTTATGGCTGTACTTTACTTTTCAAGGATATTACCAAATCCGAAAAGGTAACTTATCACTGCATCAGCAATTCATCATTAGAAGTTACGCCCTGACCTTATCCGCATTGACTCTTCGTGCATGGAAATGGGTGATCGTACTGCTCCTAAGACCTCACCCAATGGATGTCTACCAATGGGTGGCCTGGCTAGGCTGGGTCCCCAACCTGCTGATAGCCGAATGGTATATCAGAAATAGCATGAAAAAATCAATCGCTCTAAAATGA